TTCCTACGTGATTGGTAAAGCCCTCCAGTCCCAAGTTAAAGTCCCTACCCCAGAACCATCGAATATAGTTGTGGCGTCACCACCACCAGAAACACCACCATCCTCTGATTCACCGTTGTAGGACTTCCAAAACATAATTCATCCAATCTGGTGGTGCGGGCGTCTCACAAGCTTTGCATTTTGGACGGGCGAGACGCCCACCCCACAAGAAATTATTGGACTTATTGCAAAAGTCTCCTAATACCCCACCCCCACCGTTTTTTTGATTTATTTGTCAGTCCCTAAATCCATCAAATTGGCTAGTTTATAAACAATTCGCGCCCCAACATTACCATCCCATTCAGCATCACCAACTTCACAAAGATCAAAGCCAATAATTTGGCGTCCACTATTCACCAATTCTCGAAATAAACAAAATGTTTGCTCCAATTCCAGCCCACCGGGAACAGGTGTACCTGTATTTGGACAAAGTTTTGGATCTAAACCATCCACATCAAAACTAATATGAACGTATTCCGGTAAATGACTGATAATTTCTCGACACAAATCAATCCAAGTCGTTCCTGAATAAAGCGTTTGTTTGATGGCTGGGTCGTAATAAGCTACAATTCGACCCTGAGATTGGTTAATGATTTCTACTTCATCATAACAAATATCGCGTAAGCCTACCTGCACTAACTTAGAAATTTGCGGTATTTTCATAGCATTAAACATGATGGACGCATGGGAAAATTCAAATCCTTCATAGGCGTCGCGTAAATCTGCATGGGCGTCAATATGCAAAATGCCATAATTTGCATAATTAGCTGCTAATGCTTGGAAATATCCTAATGGGGAACTGTGATCCCCACCAATCACTGCAACTCGCTTACCATTGTTAATTGCTTGTTGAGACTGTGCAAACAACCATTGATTAACCTGTTGACAAGCCTGATTAATTTCTGTTAGAACAGGTGTTAAATCTGGTGTATCTGTTAGTGGTTTACCTTGCGATAATCGTTGAATAATTTTGGCGGCTTGCTGACGATAGTATTTGTTCTTATCTACAATATCCTGGGGAATTTCTACCATGAAAATTCCCTGTTTCCAGCCATCAGGATTATCAAAATCGAACAAATCTAGTTGAGTCGAAGCGTCTAGAATCTGCTGTGGTCCGTTTGCTGTACCTTCACCATAGGAAACAGTCACTTCCCAGGGTACACCAAAGACAATTAGGTTTGCAGATTCATAATCAAATGGTAAAGCCAAGAGATTACCATTTATTTGGGCTACACCGCTGGGATTATAGTCTTGGAGTTGATTACTCATTGATTATTTTCTGGATTTAGGGGGGTAGACAGCAGGCCACTTGGTGGACTTCTGGATTGTAGCGGAAAATATTCTATTCTTGACACCTTGGTGACATCTCCTACACTTCTGCTTCGCAGTAAGCGTAGGCTTCCAAGACAATCCGGCTATCGCTAACGTCTATGCATTTACAACAAACGTGTTGACTTTCTCTATGAATGAGTTCACGTTGACGATAAACGTCTATGCATTTTTAGAATATGTGTGATCAAAAAAGGTTAGCAAATGCCAGATAATGTATAATTTAAATTCAGTGCTTTCTCACCCCGTAGGCATGATTGGCGATCGCTTTGTAAAATAAGGCTGAAAATATGGTTGATCTAGATGCTGAAGACCGCAAACAATTGATAACTCTTCTTAAAGATATACCAGAACTAGCTACAGAGCGATCGCGTCAGCAAATTTTGGAGCTAGCAGATTTAAAACAGTTGTTACCAATGATTGACCTTTCTGGAGCGTCCTTTATTGCAGTTAGTGAGATAGTCAGCTATTTATCTAAATATGGGCGTTTAACTTATGAACACGAAGCATTAGGACGTTTCTTAAATACTGTCAAAGGCCATGTGGGAGTACAGCAGATCGAACCTTCCGCCAGATATAGCGGTATACAGACCTGACTCGATCAACCATCGCCAAGATGTAGTCATTTCTGGAGATAATTTCTGTGCATGAATAATTTCGCCCAGCCAAGATGCAATAATCAGTTCAAGACTTTGACGACTGATTCGATCAGCACTCACCCCAGCTTTTTCCAAGTAGGGCTGAAGAATAGGACGTGCATCTATAATGTAATCTGGGTTAAACCCTGCCAGACCAATCTACCAAGTTATTACGGTAATTACACTATATATCAACCTGTATTTTTAGGTTAGAATAGCTATAGGAATCATATTTGATTTATGAAAAAATCTAAGTATCTGTAGGGTGGGCAATGCCCACTAAAACCTGGATGTGGTGGGCATTGCCCACCCTACGTATATTTCAAAAATCAAATATTAGTGCTATAAAATAAGTAAATATTTCAAGATTATCAAGCAATTTATGGTTTCTAGTATTACAAGCACCATCCCTGATACACCATATAAATTACTCAAATCTTACTTCAAAATAAAATCACTCAATGAGTGGTAATAGCGACCCCAATGCATACGCTAAAGTATTAAATACCAGAATGTGGAAGACTAAAGGTTCCCGTTTCAATGCTGCTCGGCGACTAAATAATAAGTATCAATTTTCACTTAGCAGTATTTCAATACTATCTATATACGGTATTGCAATTCCACTTATTCAAGGAATTGTTAAAAATCCACAATGCCAAAAAATAAATGATATATACAATGCTATTTCTTTAATTTTATCTGTTTTTACTTTGGTTATTAGTCTTTTGGAGGGGGCAAAAAATTATCAAATCAGAGCAGAAAAGCTTTATCACAACGCAGTAAAAATATCTGGTTTAGAGAGAGAGCTTGAATACTTGATGATAAGTCAATCAGGAGATGCAGATTTTCTTCATAAGTTGGGTAATGTATCAGATAGGTATGAAGCGTTAATTAAAGAATGCCCTGAGAATCATAGTGCAGAAGACTACACTTTGTTCATGGCGCAAAACAGAAAAGATTTTGATATAAGTCGGCTTACCGAATTATACATTAGAATAAAGCTGGTTGTTATGGATTACTGGCTATATATCTTTGTTTTAGGAATACCTCCTATTCTATTCCTATTGTATTCATCATGTTAATTATTGTGTGTTTGCCTCTGACAATAAATTAATTTGTTGCTCATCAAAACGGCGTTTCCACTCTTAAATGCACCCTTTCCCCCAACTACAGTTTCAGTTGGGACTGAATGAAAGCATAGCCGTGATAAAATCGAGGTATCATTCTGCAATTGAATTTATTCAGAGCATCAACAATATCAGGACTGTCGAAATCTTTAGAGTTACGGTTAAGGAAACATGCTGCTACAGGACGATGCTGACGCAGATGAGAAATAACTGATGTATAGACAAGAGCATCTTGTGGACTCAAATCGTAAGGGTCTTCATATGTTGCGGCTTCAGTGAGTATGTCATTAGTTAGAGCAATTACTTCCGCACAATTTAAGATCTGATGTCGATATTGTCGAAAGCGTTGCTGTTCTTCCTCGTTGCTCTGAATTAGCAAGCTGGCAATATCTTGAATGCTACTGATACGATTTTCATAGAATTCTGTACGTGAAAGCTGACGTATTTCAGCATCCAGCGCCTGTTGGAGTTGCTTACGGTTTTTTGCTTGACGACTTAATTTTTCATGTGGTTCAGCTAAACTATATGCTGGTATAACCAGTTGTACACTCCCTACTTCACAAAGTTGCAAAATTTGTTCGCAACTTGCAAATTGCTCTTGCTGAAACGCGAGTTCTAAAACAAAATTACTTTCAACGTAAATCTTCACGCAGCAGCCTCGTAATCGAACCTTCCGCCAGATATAGCGGTATACAGACCTGACTCGATCAACCATCGCCAAGATGTAGTCATTTCTGGAGATAATTTCTGTGCATGAATAATTTCGCCCAGCCAAGATGCAATAATCAGTTCAAGACTTTGACCACTGATTCGATCAGCACTCACCCCAGCTTTTTCTAAGTAGGGCTGAAGAATAGGACGTGCATCTATAATGTAATTTGGTTCGCTTTCATCTAGTCGCACATGAGCATCAGTCCACAAATAGAATCGATCAGGAAAAGCCATTAGGAAATAAGGCGCTGTGGGAAATATACCGTGGGCGAGGATATTACGTCGCAATTGGGTCGCCCACTGTGGTGAAGCATTGAATTTATTCTTGATCTCAACGACAAGAGTCAATTGACTATCGCGATTATAGACTGCTAAATCCCAATAGGCAGGCATATATCAAGGGGTTTTCTCATGAGTTCTCTTAACTATTCTGACGCAAAATGCTGCAACATTATCAAAACGGCGTTTTCACCCTTAAATGCACCCTTTCCCCCAACTGCGGATGCTCAAACTGCAATTCCC
The Gloeotrichia echinulata CP02 DNA segment above includes these coding regions:
- the speB gene encoding agmatinase SpeB, with amino-acid sequence MSNQLQDYNPSGVAQINGNLLALPFDYESANLIVFGVPWEVTVSYGEGTANGPQQILDASTQLDLFDFDNPDGWKQGIFMVEIPQDIVDKNKYYRQQAAKIIQRLSQGKPLTDTPDLTPVLTEINQACQQVNQWLFAQSQQAINNGKRVAVIGGDHSSPLGYFQALAANYANYGILHIDAHADLRDAYEGFEFSHASIMFNAMKIPQISKLVQVGLRDICYDEVEIINQSQGRIVAYYDPAIKQTLYSGTTWIDLCREIISHLPEYVHISFDVDGLDPKLCPNTGTPVPGGLELEQTFCLFRELVNSGRQIIGFDLCEVGDAEWDGNVGARIVYKLANLMDLGTDK
- a CDS encoding SLATT domain-containing protein, which translates into the protein MSGNSDPNAYAKVLNTRMWKTKGSRFNAARRLNNKYQFSLSSISILSIYGIAIPLIQGIVKNPQCQKINDIYNAISLILSVFTLVISLLEGAKNYQIRAEKLYHNAVKISGLERELEYLMISQSGDADFLHKLGNVSDRYEALIKECPENHSAEDYTLFMAQNRKDFDISRLTELYIRIKLVVMDYWLYIFVLGIPPILFLLYSSC
- a CDS encoding PIN domain-containing protein, which codes for MKIYVESNFVLELAFQQEQFASCEQILQLCEVGSVQLVIPAYSLAEPHEKLSRQAKNRKQLQQALDAEIRQLSRTEFYENRISSIQDIASLLIQSNEEEQQRFRQYRHQILNCAEVIALTNDILTEAATYEDPYDLSPQDALVYTSVISHLRQHRPVAACFLNRNSKDFDSPDIVDALNKFNCRMIPRFYHGYAFIQSQLKL